From Virgibacillus natechei, the proteins below share one genomic window:
- the nth gene encoding endonuclease III — protein sequence MLNKKQIRYCLDAMAEMFPHAKAELNHKNPFELIIAVLLSAQCTDVLVNRVTEELFKKYKTPSDYLSVSIEELQQDIRSIGLYRNKAKNIQKLCQVLISEYDSKVPCTKTELMKLAGVGRKTANVVASVAFNEPAIAVDTHVERISKRLGICRWKDSVLEVEETLMRKVPKNEWSETHHRMIFFGRYHCKAKTPNCPACPLLEICREGQKRMKKETV from the coding sequence ATGCTGAATAAGAAACAAATAAGATATTGTCTAGATGCAATGGCGGAAATGTTTCCACATGCCAAAGCTGAATTAAATCACAAAAATCCATTTGAATTAATAATTGCCGTATTATTGTCTGCACAATGTACAGATGTACTTGTTAACAGAGTGACTGAAGAATTATTTAAAAAGTATAAAACTCCAAGTGACTACCTATCTGTATCCATTGAAGAGCTACAGCAAGATATCAGATCAATTGGTTTATATCGCAATAAAGCAAAAAACATCCAAAAACTTTGCCAGGTTTTAATTTCTGAATATGACAGCAAAGTACCATGTACAAAAACGGAACTAATGAAGCTTGCTGGGGTTGGCCGAAAGACTGCCAATGTAGTAGCTTCGGTTGCTTTTAATGAGCCTGCAATAGCGGTTGATACCCATGTAGAACGCATCTCTAAACGTCTAGGGATTTGCCGCTGGAAAGACTCTGTGCTAGAAGTTGAAGAAACATTAATGCGTAAAGTCCCCAAAAATGAATGGAGTGAAACACATCATCGGATGATTTTCTTTGGAAGATATCATTGCAAAGCTAAGACCCCCAATTGTCCAGCGTGTCCATTACTTGAAATTTGCAGAGAAGGGCAGAAGCGCATGAAAAAAGAAACGGTATGA
- the recU gene encoding Holliday junction resolvase RecU, which yields MNYPNGKKKPTVRKTSDKTNKSFSNRGMTLEDDINTTNNYYLAINKAVIHKKPTPIQIVNVHYPKRSAAVITEGYFKQASTTDYNGLYRHKHIDFEAKETKNKTLFPLANIHDHQIKHMELIIENGGICFLIIRFAAYDETYFIQAEKLISYWKEKLNGGRKSIPYEIIKQEGYLIPFQYQARVDYLAIIDKLYF from the coding sequence ATGAATTATCCAAATGGTAAAAAGAAACCAACAGTAAGAAAAACGTCTGATAAAACAAATAAAAGTTTCAGCAACCGGGGAATGACACTAGAAGATGATATAAATACAACGAATAACTATTATTTAGCTATCAATAAAGCAGTTATTCATAAGAAACCAACACCAATACAAATTGTAAACGTTCATTACCCGAAAAGAAGCGCAGCTGTTATTACAGAAGGATATTTTAAACAAGCTTCAACCACCGATTATAATGGCCTATATCGCCATAAGCACATTGATTTTGAGGCGAAAGAAACTAAAAATAAAACGTTGTTTCCATTAGCAAATATTCATGATCATCAAATAAAGCATATGGAATTAATCATCGAAAATGGTGGAATCTGCTTCTTAATCATTCGTTTTGCAGCATATGATGAAACATACTTCATACAAGCTGAGAAACTGATTTCATACTGGAAGGAAAAATTAAATGGAGGTAGAAAATCAATACCTTATGAAATAATAAAGCAAGAAGGATATCTTATCCCATTTCAATATCAAGCAAGAGTTGATTACCTAGCAATTATAGATAAGCTATACTTTTAG
- a CDS encoding PBP1A family penicillin-binding protein, whose product MADNSQSRTARRKQKKSKKKPVWKKILLTVLLVILAIGIGVGGVFTYWIATAPELDASELAIPFSSIIYDQDGNEFADLGSEQRTRVEYDEFPQVLIDAVVATEDARFFEHSGIDLRRIGGAIIANIRGGFGSEGASTITQQVVEQSFLTPDKDLSIKVQEQWLALQLEREYSKEEIMEMYLNKIFYGSRAYGVGKASEVYFDKTDLEELTLPEAAILAGLPQRPTAYNPYESPELTEGRMDTVLTLMVRHDKISQEEADEARGVDITELLNPTDPEPTHYEAFLQQVRDEVEEKVDGADIYTDGLEIHTTLDPSIQEHVEFLLTDSEENPIPYYDEEMQASMAVLDTNNGAIRAIGGSRNNQGLDGFNYATDLNRQPGSTIKPIVSYGPAIEHDQISTYQQINDDQPYEVQGTDPIRNYNRSYAGWVSARDALSRSLNVPAVKVLEETGYENAQTFAEGLGINFADDNIGIRDAIGGTETGVSPLQLAGAFRAFGNEGIYNEPYAVTSVEFADGRSIDLQPEPEAAMSDYTAYMISDMLKTAISEGTGTNANIQGMPVAGKTGTTNRDGIEGAADSWFSGYTTNYTISAWTGYDEYDRGIEDTQIPHALFRETMTEISNDIETADFTRPSSVVEVDVERGSNPAVLPSDYTPSSEIITELFVSGTEPSSTSERFDQLDSVSGLHAEYDEDSNSITVEWDYDTDTDVSFEVSASQDGGQMQGLSSTDDTSIEISDVESGTEYEIQVVALSNEDSGSTSDPVSTAVTVPGEDDEEEEGIPSVNGLSASYNEGDSLIDVSWQYDGPPASFEVDVNGETQTVDSNGIEISGATPGETYTINVTPVGQNGDNEGVRGDTQSTEITVPEEEVEEEQEPEEEQGEEEEQDEEVEEQDEQEPEEEEQEEENENDDNGEDD is encoded by the coding sequence ATGGCAGATAATAGCCAATCTCGTACAGCAAGAAGAAAACAAAAAAAATCAAAAAAGAAACCAGTTTGGAAAAAAATACTCCTAACTGTACTTCTTGTTATATTAGCAATTGGAATTGGTGTAGGTGGAGTATTCACGTATTGGATTGCAACAGCACCGGAACTGGATGCATCCGAATTAGCAATACCTTTTTCATCGATAATTTACGATCAGGATGGGAATGAATTTGCTGATTTAGGATCTGAACAGCGTACAAGAGTTGAGTATGATGAGTTTCCTCAAGTGTTAATTGATGCAGTTGTCGCTACAGAAGATGCACGATTCTTTGAGCATTCCGGGATTGATTTAAGACGAATTGGTGGAGCTATAATTGCTAATATTAGAGGTGGTTTTGGCTCAGAGGGCGCGAGTACTATAACCCAGCAAGTAGTTGAGCAATCATTTTTAACACCTGATAAAGATTTGAGTATAAAAGTTCAGGAGCAATGGCTTGCATTACAGCTGGAACGTGAATATTCAAAAGAAGAAATTATGGAAATGTATTTAAATAAAATTTTTTATGGAAGCAGGGCTTATGGAGTAGGAAAAGCATCCGAAGTTTATTTTGATAAAACGGATTTGGAGGAACTTACATTACCAGAAGCCGCAATTTTAGCTGGGTTACCACAACGTCCTACTGCTTATAATCCATATGAAAGCCCAGAGTTGACCGAGGGAAGAATGGATACTGTACTAACATTAATGGTGAGACATGACAAGATTTCTCAAGAAGAGGCTGATGAAGCTAGGGGAGTTGATATCACTGAACTATTAAATCCAACCGATCCTGAACCCACACATTATGAAGCCTTTCTGCAGCAAGTTAGAGACGAAGTTGAGGAGAAAGTTGATGGTGCAGATATTTATACAGACGGACTAGAAATTCATACAACATTAGACCCTAGTATACAGGAACATGTAGAGTTTCTATTAACAGATAGTGAAGAAAACCCTATACCTTACTACGATGAGGAAATGCAAGCCAGTATGGCGGTTTTAGATACGAATAATGGTGCGATTCGGGCAATTGGCGGAAGCAGAAATAATCAAGGATTGGATGGGTTTAATTACGCTACCGACTTAAATCGTCAACCTGGTTCTACAATCAAACCTATAGTTTCATATGGTCCTGCTATTGAACATGATCAAATTTCTACTTATCAGCAAATAAATGATGATCAACCGTACGAAGTTCAAGGAACAGATCCAATAAGAAACTACAATCGCTCCTACGCTGGTTGGGTATCGGCACGTGATGCTTTAAGTCGATCATTAAATGTCCCAGCTGTAAAAGTATTGGAAGAAACAGGTTATGAAAATGCTCAAACTTTTGCTGAGGGATTAGGTATTAACTTTGCCGATGATAATATTGGAATTCGTGATGCCATTGGGGGAACAGAAACTGGAGTCAGTCCTCTTCAGTTAGCTGGAGCGTTTCGCGCATTTGGTAATGAAGGGATATATAATGAGCCTTACGCCGTTACAAGCGTAGAATTTGCGGATGGTCGATCGATTGATTTACAACCTGAGCCTGAAGCTGCTATGTCAGATTATACAGCATATATGATTTCAGATATGTTAAAAACAGCAATTAGTGAAGGTACAGGTACAAATGCCAATATCCAAGGAATGCCGGTTGCTGGTAAGACTGGAACAACAAATAGAGATGGAATTGAAGGGGCAGCTGATTCTTGGTTCAGTGGTTACACAACCAATTACACGATATCTGCTTGGACTGGGTATGATGAATATGATAGAGGAATAGAAGATACCCAAATCCCTCATGCACTATTTAGGGAGACAATGACAGAGATATCAAATGATATAGAAACAGCAGATTTTACAAGACCTAGTTCTGTTGTGGAAGTTGATGTAGAAAGGGGCTCAAATCCTGCGGTATTACCTAGTGATTACACCCCTTCCTCAGAAATTATTACGGAGTTATTTGTGAGTGGTACGGAGCCAAGTAGTACGTCTGAGCGATTTGATCAACTTGATTCCGTAAGTGGTCTCCATGCTGAATATGACGAGGATTCTAATTCAATAACAGTAGAATGGGATTACGATACCGATACGGATGTTTCATTCGAAGTAAGTGCAAGTCAAGATGGTGGACAAATGCAAGGCCTATCCTCTACTGACGACACATCAATCGAAATTTCAGATGTTGAGTCTGGTACGGAATATGAAATTCAAGTTGTGGCATTAAGTAATGAAGATAGTGGAAGCACGAGTGACCCTGTGTCAACAGCAGTAACAGTGCCTGGAGAAGATGATGAGGAAGAAGAGGGTATTCCGTCAGTTAATGGGTTGAGTGCATCTTACAATGAAGGTGATTCACTTATTGATGTTTCGTGGCAATATGACGGACCGCCTGCATCATTTGAAGTAGACGTAAATGGAGAAACACAAACTGTCGATTCGAATGGCATAGAAATTAGTGGTGCTACTCCTGGTGAAACATACACCATAAATGTTACTCCAGTTGGACAAAACGGAGATAATGAAGGTGTCAGAGGAGATACACAAAGCACAGAAATTACAGTTCCTGAAGAAGAGGTAGAAGAAGAGCAAGAACCGGAAGAAGAACAAGGAGAGGAAGAAGAGCAAGACGAAGAGGTAGAAGAACAAGATGAGCAAGAACCGGAAGAGGAAGAACAAGAAGAAGAAAACGAAAACGATGATAACGGTGAAGATGATTAA